Proteins encoded within one genomic window of Candidatus Rokuibacteriota bacterium:
- a CDS encoding methyltransferase domain-containing protein, which yields MKYVEPIAPNDFKRPQVMIARAVPAGVRVLDVGCAGGRIAALLKTNGCYVVGVERDPALAALAKEVCDDVIVGDLEDPDIVAILPDGFAAIVCSDILEHLREPERLLRALRGKLGRCGRVYASIPNFLTWRMRLRLVRGEFRYEPTGLMDETHLRFFSYESALALCHAGGYRVVTERIAWDVPLGNRVAARQRARPGRVAALMTLAAERVARAWPGLFAVHFVFSLEPDE from the coding sequence GTGAAGTACGTGGAGCCGATCGCCCCAAACGACTTCAAGCGGCCGCAGGTCATGATTGCGCGGGCCGTTCCAGCCGGCGTGCGCGTCCTCGACGTGGGGTGCGCTGGCGGCCGCATCGCTGCCCTGCTCAAGACCAACGGCTGCTACGTCGTCGGCGTCGAGCGCGATCCCGCCCTTGCCGCCCTGGCCAAAGAGGTGTGCGACGACGTCATCGTCGGCGACCTGGAGGATCCGGACATTGTCGCGATACTGCCTGACGGATTCGCCGCGATCGTCTGCTCGGACATTCTCGAGCATCTGCGCGAGCCGGAGCGCCTCCTCCGGGCCCTCCGCGGGAAGCTGGGCCGCTGTGGCCGCGTGTATGCCTCGATCCCGAATTTCCTGACGTGGCGGATGCGATTGCGCCTGGTTCGCGGCGAGTTTAGGTACGAACCGACTGGGCTCATGGACGAGACCCACCTGCGCTTCTTTTCGTACGAATCAGCGCTGGCGCTCTGCCATGCCGGTGGGTACCGCGTGGTCACGGAACGCATCGCCTGGGACGTGCCCCTGGGAAACCGTGTGGCTGCGCGCCAGCGGGCCCGCCCCGGAAGGGTCGCCGCGCTGATGACGCTGGCGGCCGAGCGGGTGGCTCGCGCGTGGCCAGGGCTCTTCGCGGTGCACTTCGTTTTCAGCCTCGAGCCGGACGAGTGA
- a CDS encoding glycosyltransferase family 4 protein — MRIALLTKQTLAHGLGGLQVHAEELARGLCERAHEVVVVTTSLPGQPAVVCRDGVEIHFLPGTRSGVYSRSWWRESAVALERLEAEQPFDLVVSEDLAGASDGYLRHVPHLPILHGFTLDHLVSEFRQIQGATGALKYPAIKIPELTYYALARERPLVVRARRLGVVNRRVMGLIRRWYRVPEEALRLLPPWVDVDRFRPDPSLRREVRSAHEMPSDAFVFLMASVLTKQKGLQVGLEAFAQCCSKARHPFLLIVGDGPYRPALVQQARALGANERVRFVGAVAPTRMPTYYQAADAFLFPSLRIEGLPYVVLEAMASALPVIASWIGGVPEAIGNAGFLVRPGDTQELAQSMVRLLDAPRLATGTGQAARERAMRLYASDVVLARVEEVCRELVEAARPAVPHQAAPIGG, encoded by the coding sequence ATGCGGATCGCCCTCCTGACGAAACAGACGCTGGCCCATGGCCTGGGTGGGCTCCAGGTCCACGCCGAGGAGCTTGCGCGTGGCCTTTGCGAGCGCGCCCACGAGGTCGTGGTCGTGACCACCTCGCTGCCCGGGCAGCCCGCGGTCGTCTGCCGGGATGGCGTCGAGATCCACTTCCTCCCCGGGACGCGGAGCGGTGTCTACAGCCGCTCCTGGTGGCGGGAAAGCGCGGTTGCCCTCGAACGGCTCGAAGCCGAGCAGCCCTTTGATCTGGTCGTCAGCGAAGACCTTGCCGGCGCGTCGGACGGATATCTCCGACACGTGCCCCACTTGCCGATCCTCCATGGCTTCACCCTGGACCACCTGGTGAGCGAGTTCAGGCAGATCCAGGGAGCGACGGGCGCCCTCAAGTATCCCGCGATAAAAATTCCGGAGCTGACCTACTATGCGCTGGCCCGCGAGCGTCCCCTTGTCGTGCGAGCCCGAAGGCTCGGCGTTGTCAACCGGCGAGTCATGGGGCTCATCCGGCGCTGGTACCGGGTCCCCGAAGAAGCCCTCCGGCTGCTCCCCCCGTGGGTGGACGTCGATCGGTTCAGGCCCGATCCCTCACTGCGGCGCGAGGTGCGCAGCGCCCACGAGATGCCGTCGGACGCCTTCGTCTTCCTGATGGCGTCGGTATTGACGAAGCAGAAGGGGCTGCAGGTCGGCCTTGAAGCGTTCGCCCAATGCTGTTCAAAGGCTCGTCATCCGTTCCTCCTGATCGTCGGGGATGGGCCCTACCGTCCCGCGCTGGTGCAGCAGGCCCGTGCGTTGGGGGCGAACGAGCGGGTCCGCTTCGTCGGTGCGGTCGCTCCGACCCGAATGCCGACGTACTACCAGGCGGCTGATGCGTTCCTCTTTCCCAGCCTGAGGATCGAGGGCCTCCCGTATGTGGTGCTGGAGGCGATGGCCTCGGCCCTCCCCGTGATCGCGAGCTGGATCGGCGGCGTCCCCGAGGCGATCGGGAACGCCGGCTTCCTCGTCCGTCCGGGCGACACGCAGGAGCTGGCCCAGAGCATGGTCCGGCTCCTCGACGCCCCGCGGCTGGCCACGGGAACGGGGCAAGCGGCGCGCGAACGGGCCATGCGCCTGTACGCCAGCGATGTTGTGCTCGCCCGGGTCGAAGAGGTCTGCCGCGAGCTTGTCGAGGCGGCTCGGCCCGCGGTCCCGCATCAGGCTGCCCCCATCGGAGGATAG